Genomic segment of Gavia stellata isolate bGavSte3 chromosome 21, bGavSte3.hap2, whole genome shotgun sequence:
ACTAAAGAGTtaactgcagaaagaaagatCTGCCATTAAAGAGGTGGTGGTGCAGCAGTCACACCTTGGCCTGGCCTGCCGGGAACCCAGCTTGCATATCCAACAGCATTGCGGCTGATGCTCACCTGCATGAGCTCCACCAGTGCTACCAGGTCTGCCAGGGAGATCTCACTGCCTGCAATGAAGGGCTTGTCCTGCAAGAACTTCTCCTCAAACTGCTTCAGGACAACGTTCAGCTCTTCAGTAACACCTTCCAGTTTCTCTGGAGGAAGTGGCTGGCCTgtgaggagaggcagcagcacctGGCAGGGAGAAGAAACAAGTTGCTTTTTACATATTTCCTTCTAAACTTAGTCCACACCCTCCCAGTGCCTTCTTCTAAGGATCCCTCACCAGCCACGCACGAGAACAACTGGTACTGCTAATCTCCTTTGGCAGATTAACATTAATGTCAGTCATTAATTCCTGCCCATCCTTGTCTCCTCCCTAGAAAGTCTGAAATTTCAACTGTGAGAGTCTCCTCTCAAGGGAAGGCTACATCATCTGCCAGCAGCTGCGTTTTGTTTTCCAATGGGAGGTTCGTTCTTTCCATGAAGCTGGGCAGAAGGCAGTGAGCGGTGTCTGGCGTTAGCTGCTCACCCAGGACGAATTTGCTCTGGATCTCAGTGCATGCAcagagctgtggctgcagcaTGAAGTATTTGGGTCACTTCAGTTAGGCTCGGCTGAGCAGGTACGTCAATTCCAGATCTAGTTTTGTTCCTATGTGTCACCTGGCTTGTACATTTGCTTAGAAAGGCCCTGCACACAGGAGGTGCTTCCTGGGCCATAGCACTCACAGCTCTTAGCACTTAGTTTTTGGTATATAATGGTCTTACCTTAGTTAAGAACAGCTTGCTCCCCTTCCCACGAATGTTGACGTGCTGCCATGACAGGTACTCATCAACCCTAGCCCTTTTCTGCAGGTCAGACGGGTACCAGTGATCAGGAGTCTTGAATTTCCGGGCCAGGTACAGGAGGATTGCAATGCTGCCCAGAGAGCGAGGCAGACCGGTGAGCTGATGATCCGAGATTAAAGCACCTCATCCTTTCTTCTTGCCCCACATTTTGcactgctggagcagcagcaataCAAACCTGATCTGAGTCAGGCAGAAGTGCAGGACACACAATTGCCAGCTAGGCACAGCACATGAGagagctgagcagctgcttGTGGACAGCGATTCTGATACGTCAGCCCAGCGAGACAGACGTGGCCTGCTGGTACAGTTACCCCATCAACATTTTTGAGCAAATACGAGCCACAGAATGAGTTTATACCAAATCAGAGCCTTGTATTGCCTGGCCATCCAGCAGTGGGTGCCTTGCGTCAGATTTACTGCACTGAACTACAGCCTCCAGCTgaaggcagagagcaggaggaCACACGGACAGGTATTTTGGCTTAGGAACATTGCCTACACACAAGCTAGCTCCAAGCAGCAGCTCACAGCTCTTTGCACAGTCAATGCTATTTGAGTTGCTTACATGAGAAAGCTTCTCTTGAAACATGGGTTTATTTTATGTACAAATGGAACAGATAGGAAGGAGGCAAACAACTGTCTGGGCTGGAGTCCCAGTAGAGACCAAACAGTGCACTGCCAGAATCCAAGCATTAGGATGAACAATACTGCAGTAGGAGTTTGAGCTTATTTGAGCCTCACCTCTCTGCTAAGGTGAAAGAACCGTCCCTCAGCGCGGGCACCTTCATCAGGACATTCACCTTCCGG
This window contains:
- the GSTT2B gene encoding glutathione S-transferase theta-2B gives rise to the protein MGLELYLDLLSQPCRALYLFARSNNIPFEFKHVELMKGQHRTEEFRKVNVLMKVPALRDGSFTLAESIAILLYLARKFKTPDHWYPSDLQKRARVDEYLSWQHVNIRGKGSKLFLTKVLLPLLTGQPLPPEKLEGVTEELNVVLKQFEEKFLQDKPFIAGSEISLADLVALVELMQPVGAGYNLFEERPKLAEWRRRVEEAVGKQLFQEAHEGILNAKNLTADKIAPELLEHFKHQLLKQASQN